The following is a genomic window from Spirosoma foliorum.
GATTATCTGGTCACGCTGACTACCGATTTCGGCACGGTGCATCTGGTCTTTTTTCAGGATACGCCCCTGCACCGGGCCAACTATATCAAGCTCATCGACCGGCATTATTTCGACGGGCTGCTGTTTCATAGGGTCATCCCACAGTTTATGATTCAGTCCGGCGACCCTACCTCACGTACCGCCGTAGCGGGGCAAGCCCTGGGCGAGGCCGACAACGGGACGCTGATCCCGGCAGAGATTCGGCCCGAACGGTATCACTACCGGGGGGCCATCGGAGCCGCGCGCGCCAAACGGCCCGACAAAGCCTCGAGTGACAGCCAGTTTTACCTGGTTCAGGGCATTGTCTGGACCGATTCGTCGCTGAACGACCAGCTTGAACACGGGCTAAAATGGGGCGAGGGTCGGATACCGGGGGGGGCGGGCACCTACCCAAGCCCAGCGGCAAGTGTATAAAACCATCGGCGGAACTCCATATTTAGATGGAGCCTTTACGGTCTTCGGCGAACTCATCGACAATCTGGCCGTCATCGACAGCATTGCCAAACAAACCCGCAACCCCGCCGACCGCCCCCTGACCGACCGCCGATTGGCCATGTCGGGCCAGTGGATGAAGAAAAAGAAAATCACCAAACTGTACGGATACAGGTATTAGTCATTCCTCTTTGGTGGTTTCCTACAAGATTGGCGAGTTGAAAATTAGGACCATTCGCCAGAAGGCGGAGAAAGCCCTGGGTACTCGGTTCGACATCCGGGCCTTTCACGATCAGGTGCTGAAAGACGGGCCGATGCCCCTGGCCAATTTTGAGAACAAGCTGGATAGCTGGATCAAGAGTCAGCAGACCATCGCCAAAAAGAACTAATAGATAGAACAAAGCATACCAACTCAATTCCAATTCTCCAATGAGCAAACAACTTACATTTCTTTCGGCAGTGATGCTGATGGCTTGCCTGATGGCCGCTACGCCCCCAACCGGCAAGCCGGGTAAGCGGCTGCCCCGACTCACCGCAACTGATCGCAGCCCGACCCGACCTATTCCGAAACCGGCAGCTCCGAAAAAGCCCTTCATCGATCGGCAGAACATGAACCTCACCGTAAAA
Proteins encoded in this region:
- a CDS encoding DUF885 family protein; protein product: MVSYKIGELKIRTIRQKAEKALGTRFDIRAFHDQVLKDGPMPLANFENKLDSWIKSQQTIAKKN
- a CDS encoding peptidylprolyl isomerase yields the protein MNKTCKILVFSLLLPTLVVAQNPKKKDYLVTLTTDFGTVHLVFFQDTPLHRANYIKLIDRHYFDGLLFHRVIPQFMIQSGDPTSRTAVAGQALGEADNGTLIPAEIRPERYHYRGAIGAARAKRPDKASSDSQFYLVQGIVWTDSSLNDQLEHGLKWGEGRIPGGAGTYPSPAASV
- a CDS encoding peptidylprolyl isomerase — translated: MYKTIGGTPYLDGAFTVFGELIDNLAVIDSIAKQTRNPADRPLTDRRLAMSGQWMKKKKITKLYGYRY